A stretch of the Amycolatopsis sp. BJA-103 genome encodes the following:
- a CDS encoding cytochrome c oxidase assembly protein, translated as MPSDPETKPAPPARKAGVLPLVSIGALLAAVVAVGLVALTGGAGYVIAGLPDPGLVTRYGITVVRVLAEAASVLCVGSLLLAAFLVPPQKSGTLAADGYAAIRVAGVAAWVWFFAAAASIFFSAADGAGRPFTEVLSPQVLIDLVDAIEQPKAWLFTALIALLVALGCRLALTWGWTTVVFFLSVGGLIPVAVTGHSASGGSHDMATNSLLYHLVAAALWVGGLVAVLALGWRRGENLKLAATRFSKLALVCWVVMAVSGIVNALVRIRIADLFTTDYGLLVLAKIVALLLLGVFGHQQRQKGVAGLVNGAGGGQLLRLAAVEVLIMFITIGIATGLAKTPPPQESFSQPSTTELLIGYDLYGPPTVLRLLTDWRFDLVYGTLAIVLAGLYLAGVQRLRRRGDTWATGRTVAWLAGCFVLLIATSSGIGRYAPAMFSVHMGNHMLLSMVAPVLFVLGGPVTLALRALPAAGKDAPPGPREWLLAFVHSPLSRFLTHPVVALLLFVGSFYGLYFSGLFDSALNYHWAHLAMNAHFLLAGYVFYWPVIGVDPAPRRIPPLGRLGMMFAAMPFHAFFGIALMSMQTVLGQDFYRGLKLPWVTDLLTDQRLGGGIAWASGELPVLLVLVALLVQWARQDEREARRKDRREDASGDADLNAYNAMLKNLADQGRGRDS; from the coding sequence GTGCCTTCAGACCCCGAGACGAAACCGGCCCCACCCGCGCGGAAGGCCGGTGTCCTGCCGCTGGTGTCGATCGGAGCGCTCTTGGCGGCGGTGGTGGCCGTCGGCCTGGTCGCGCTGACCGGTGGCGCCGGTTACGTCATCGCCGGCCTGCCGGATCCGGGGCTGGTGACGCGCTACGGCATCACCGTCGTCCGGGTGCTGGCGGAGGCGGCTTCGGTGCTGTGCGTGGGTTCGCTGCTGCTCGCCGCGTTCCTCGTCCCGCCGCAGAAGTCCGGCACGCTCGCCGCGGACGGGTACGCGGCCATCCGGGTCGCGGGCGTCGCCGCGTGGGTGTGGTTCTTCGCGGCCGCCGCGTCGATCTTCTTCTCCGCGGCCGACGGCGCGGGACGCCCGTTCACCGAGGTGCTCTCGCCGCAGGTGCTGATCGACCTGGTGGACGCCATCGAACAGCCCAAGGCCTGGCTGTTCACCGCGCTGATCGCGCTGCTGGTCGCGCTCGGCTGCCGTCTCGCGCTGACCTGGGGCTGGACGACAGTGGTCTTCTTCCTGTCCGTCGGCGGCCTGATCCCGGTCGCGGTCACCGGGCACTCCGCGAGCGGCGGCTCGCACGACATGGCGACCAACAGCCTCCTGTACCACCTGGTCGCCGCCGCGCTGTGGGTCGGCGGGCTGGTGGCGGTGCTCGCCCTCGGCTGGCGCCGCGGCGAGAACCTCAAGCTCGCCGCGACACGGTTCTCGAAGCTGGCACTGGTCTGCTGGGTCGTGATGGCGGTCTCCGGCATCGTGAACGCGCTGGTGAGGATCAGGATCGCCGACCTGTTCACCACCGACTACGGCCTGCTCGTCCTCGCGAAGATCGTCGCGTTGCTGCTGCTCGGCGTCTTCGGGCACCAGCAGCGCCAGAAGGGCGTCGCCGGGCTGGTGAACGGCGCCGGCGGCGGGCAACTGCTGCGGCTCGCCGCGGTCGAGGTGCTGATCATGTTCATCACGATCGGCATCGCCACCGGCCTCGCGAAGACCCCGCCGCCGCAGGAGTCGTTCTCCCAGCCGTCGACGACGGAACTGCTGATCGGCTACGACCTCTACGGCCCGCCGACCGTGCTCAGGCTGCTCACGGACTGGCGGTTCGACCTCGTCTACGGCACCCTCGCGATCGTTCTCGCCGGGCTGTACCTCGCCGGGGTCCAGCGACTGCGCCGCCGCGGCGACACATGGGCCACCGGCCGGACCGTCGCGTGGCTCGCGGGCTGTTTCGTGCTGCTGATCGCGACGTCGTCCGGAATCGGCCGGTACGCGCCCGCGATGTTCAGCGTGCACATGGGCAACCACATGCTGCTGTCCATGGTGGCGCCGGTGCTGTTCGTGCTCGGCGGACCCGTGACGCTCGCGCTGCGCGCGCTGCCCGCGGCGGGCAAGGACGCCCCGCCCGGACCGCGTGAATGGCTGCTCGCCTTCGTGCACTCGCCGCTTTCGCGGTTCCTGACGCATCCGGTCGTCGCGCTGCTGTTGTTCGTCGGCTCCTTCTACGGCCTGTACTTCTCGGGCCTGTTCGACTCCGCGCTGAACTACCACTGGGCGCATCTCGCGATGAACGCGCACTTCCTGCTCGCCGGATACGTCTTCTACTGGCCGGTGATCGGCGTCGACCCGGCGCCGCGCCGGATCCCGCCGCTGGGACGGCTGGGGATGATGTTCGCCGCCATGCCGTTCCACGCGTTCTTCGGGATCGCGCTGATGAGCATGCAGACCGTGCTCGGCCAGGACTTCTACCGCGGGCTGAAACTGCCGTGGGTCACCGACCTGCTCACCGACCAGCGCCTCGGCGGCGGCATCGCGTGGGCGTCCGGTGAGCTGCCGGTCCTGCTGGTGCTCGTCGCGCTGCTGGTGCAGTGGGCACGCCAGGACGAGCGCGAGGCCCGGCGCAAGGACCGCCGCGAGGACGCCTCGGGCGACGCGGATCTGAACGCCTACAACGCGATGCTGAAGAACCTCGCGGATCAGGGCCGGGGACGGGACTCCTAG
- a CDS encoding single-stranded DNA-binding protein — protein sequence MAMGETWVTMIGNLTSEPVHHPERVHGHDVVSFGLRSVERRYDKERGEWGEGRQLAVKVTCWRKLAMAAFSCLSKGDPVIVAGRLRGAETAEEIPAPLGLPELEAFSIGPNLARCSAEIRRAGRDRPRAIPMAPPPVGNPMVTALEEAPVA from the coding sequence ATGGCGATGGGCGAAACGTGGGTGACCATGATCGGCAACCTGACCAGCGAACCGGTCCACCATCCGGAACGGGTGCACGGGCACGACGTCGTGTCGTTCGGCTTGCGGAGTGTCGAACGCCGGTACGACAAGGAAAGAGGGGAGTGGGGCGAGGGGCGGCAGCTCGCGGTCAAGGTCACCTGCTGGCGCAAGCTGGCGATGGCGGCGTTTTCGTGCCTGAGCAAGGGCGATCCGGTGATCGTGGCCGGGCGGCTGCGCGGCGCCGAGACCGCGGAGGAGATCCCGGCACCTCTCGGTCTACCTGAGCTTGAGGCCTTCTCGATCGGGCCCAACCTCGCGCGCTGTTCGGCCGAGATCCGGCGGGCCGGGCGTGATCGGCCCAGGGCGATCCCGATGGCGCCGCCGCCCGTGGGGAATCCCATGGTCACCGCGCTCGAGGAGGCGCCCGTGGCGTGA
- the ettA gene encoding energy-dependent translational throttle protein EttA: MAEFIYTMKKVRKTVGDKVILDDVSTAFYPGAKIGVVGPNGAGKSTVLKIMAGIEQASNGEAFLQPGASVGILMQEPVLNEEKTVRENVEEGLGDIKVKLNRFNEVAELMATDYSDELMEEMGKLQEDLDHADAWEIDSAVEQAMDALRCPPPEEQVTHLSGGERRRVALCKLLLSAPDLLLLDEPTNHLDAESVLWLEQFLANYAGAVLAVTHDRYFLDNVAQWIMELDRGRVVGYEGNYSTYLEKKRERLEVQGKKDAKLAKRLKTELEWVRSNAKARQTKSRSRLDRYEEMAAEADKHRKLDFEEIQIPPGPRLGSVVVEVEKLRKGFDDRVLIDGLSFDLPRNGIVGVIGPNGVGKTTLFKTIVGLEEPDDGVVKIGETVKLSYVDQNRGGIDPKKTVWEVVSDKLDYIHVGQTEMPSRAYVSAFGFKGPDQQKPAGVLSGGERNRLNLALTLKQGGNLILLDEPTNDLDVETLGSLENALEQFPGCAVVISHDRWFLDRVATHILAWEGTEENPSQWFWFEGNFEGYEKNKVERLGAEAARPHRVTHRKLTRD, encoded by the coding sequence ATGGCCGAGTTCATCTACACCATGAAGAAGGTGCGCAAGACCGTCGGGGACAAGGTCATCCTCGACGACGTCAGCACCGCGTTCTACCCCGGCGCCAAGATCGGCGTGGTGGGGCCGAACGGCGCGGGTAAGTCCACCGTTCTGAAGATCATGGCGGGGATCGAGCAGGCCAGCAACGGCGAAGCCTTCCTCCAGCCTGGCGCCAGCGTCGGCATCCTCATGCAGGAGCCGGTGCTCAACGAAGAGAAGACCGTCCGCGAAAACGTCGAAGAAGGCCTTGGCGACATCAAGGTCAAGCTCAACCGCTTCAACGAGGTCGCCGAGCTGATGGCGACCGACTACAGCGACGAGCTGATGGAGGAGATGGGCAAGCTCCAGGAGGACCTCGACCACGCCGACGCGTGGGAGATCGACTCCGCGGTGGAGCAGGCGATGGACGCCCTCCGCTGCCCGCCGCCGGAAGAGCAGGTCACCCACCTCTCCGGTGGTGAGCGCCGCCGGGTCGCGCTGTGCAAGCTGCTCCTGTCCGCGCCCGACCTGCTGCTCCTCGACGAGCCCACCAACCATCTGGACGCCGAAAGCGTGCTGTGGCTGGAACAGTTCCTCGCGAACTACGCCGGCGCCGTCCTCGCCGTCACACACGACCGGTACTTCCTGGACAACGTCGCGCAGTGGATCATGGAGCTCGACCGCGGCCGCGTCGTCGGCTACGAGGGCAACTACTCCACGTACCTGGAGAAGAAGCGCGAGCGCCTCGAGGTCCAGGGCAAGAAGGACGCCAAGCTCGCCAAGCGGTTGAAGACCGAGCTCGAATGGGTCCGGTCCAACGCCAAGGCCCGTCAGACCAAGTCGCGGTCCCGGCTCGACCGCTACGAAGAGATGGCGGCGGAGGCCGACAAGCACCGCAAGCTCGACTTCGAAGAGATCCAGATCCCGCCGGGGCCCCGGCTGGGCAGCGTGGTCGTCGAGGTCGAGAAGCTGCGCAAGGGCTTCGACGACCGTGTGCTGATCGACGGGCTGTCCTTCGACCTGCCGCGCAACGGCATCGTCGGCGTGATCGGGCCGAACGGTGTCGGCAAGACGACCCTGTTCAAGACGATCGTCGGGCTCGAGGAGCCGGACGACGGCGTGGTCAAGATCGGCGAGACGGTCAAACTGTCCTATGTGGACCAGAACCGTGGCGGGATCGACCCGAAGAAGACGGTATGGGAGGTGGTTTCGGACAAGCTGGACTACATCCACGTCGGGCAGACCGAAATGCCCTCGCGTGCCTACGTCAGCGCGTTCGGTTTCAAGGGTCCGGACCAGCAGAAGCCGGCGGGCGTGCTCTCCGGTGGTGAGCGCAACCGGCTGAACCTGGCGCTGACCCTCAAGCAGGGCGGGAACCTGATTCTGCTCGACGAGCCGACGAACGACCTGGACGTCGAGACCCTGGGCTCGCTGGAGAACGCTCTCGAGCAGTTCCCCGGTTGCGCCGTGGTCATCTCGCACGACCGGTGGTTCCTCGACCGGGTCGCGACGCACATCCTCGCCT